One segment of Procambarus clarkii isolate CNS0578487 chromosome 1, FALCON_Pclarkii_2.0, whole genome shotgun sequence DNA contains the following:
- the LOC138363083 gene encoding mucin-22-like, which yields MKASKNGFTSQDSNRDEPRSSKNWNSLKINSTEVLEGYGFRLTLYPTAGFRLTLYPTAGFRLTLYPTAGFRLTLYPTAGFRLTLYPTAGFRLTLYPTAGFRLTLYPTAGFRLTLYPTAGFRLTLYPTAGFRLTLYPTAGSRLTLYPTAGSGLTLYPTAGSGLTLYPTAGSGLTLYPTAGSRLTLYPTAGSGLTLYPTAGSGLTLYPTAGFRLTLYPTAGSRLTLYPTAGSRLTLYPTAGSGLTLYPTAGSGLTLYPTAGSRLTLYPTAGSRLTLYPTAGSGLTLYPTAGSGLTLYPTAGSGLTLYPTAGSGLTLYPTAGSGLTLYPTAGSGLTLYPTAGSGLTLYPTAGSGLTLYPTAGFRLTLYPTAGFRLTLYPITTSCKMR from the exons ATGAAGGCAAGCAAGAATGGATTCACGTCGCAAGATTCCAACCGCGACGAGCCTCGATCCAGCAAAAACTGGAACAGCCTCAAGATCAACAGTACCGAGGTGCTGGAAGGCT ATGGCTTCAGACTCACCCTGTACCCAACAGCTGGCTTCAGACTCACCCTGTACCCAACAGCTGGCTTCAGACTCACCCTGTACCCAACAGCTGGCTTCAGACTCACCCTGTACCCAACAGCTGGCTTCAGACTCACCCTGTACCCAACAGCTGGCTTCAGACTCACCCTGTACCCAACAGCTGGCTTCAGACTCACCCTGTACCCAACAGCTGGCTTCAGACTCACCCTGTACCCAACAGCTGGCTTCAGACTCACCCTATACCCAACAGCTGGCTTCAGACTCACCCTGTACCCAACAGCTGGCTCCAGACTCACCCTGTACCCAACAGCTGGCTCCGGTCTCACCCTGTACCCAACAGCTGGCTCCGGTCTCACCCTGTACCCAACAGCTGGCTCCGGTCTCACCCTGTACCCAACAGCTGGCTCCAGACTCACCCTGTACCCAACAGCTGGCTCCGGTCTCACCCTGTACCCAACAGCTGGCTCCGGTCTCACCCTGTACCCAACAGCTGGCTTCAGACTCACCCTGTACCCAACAGCTGGCTCCAGACTCACCCTGTACCCAACAGCTGGCTCCAGACTCACCCTGTACCCAACAGCTGGCTCCGGTCTCACCCTGTACCCAACAGCTGGCTCCGGTCTCACCCTGTACCCAACAGCTGGCTCCAGACTCACCCTGTACCCAACAGCTGGCTCCAGACTCACCCTGTACCCAACAGCTGGCTCCGGTCTCACCCTGTACCCAACAGCTGGCTCCGGTCTCACCCTGTACCCAACAGCTGGCTCCGGTCTCACCCTGTACCCAACAGCTGGCTCCGGTCTCACCCTGTACCCAACAGCTGGCTCCGGTCTCACCCTGTACCCAACAGCTGGCTCCGGTCTCACCCTGTACCCAACAGCTGGCTCCGGTCTCACCCTGTACCCAACAGCTGGCTCCGGTCTCACCCTGTACCCAACAGCTGGCTTCAGACTCACCCTGTACCCAACAGCTGGCTTCAGACTCACCCTGTACCCAATAACAACCAGCTGTAAAATGAGGTGA